TCGAGATCAAAGTCCATCTCGGGCAGCAGGATGATGTCCGACCCCGACGCGACCCCGGCGTGCAGCGCGATCCACCCGGCGTTGCGGCCCATGACCTCGATCACCATCGCGCGGTGGTGGCTCATCGCGGTCGTGTGGATCCGGTCGATCGCCTCGGTCGCGGTGTTGACGGCCGTGGCGAAGCCGAACGTGACGTCCGTGCCGACGAGGTCGTTGTCGATCGTCTTGGGCACCCCGACGCAGGTGACACCATGCTCGACAAAGTTCTGCGCGCAGGCCATCGTGCCGTCGCCGCCGATGACGACCAGCGCGTCGATGCCGAACTGCTCGAGGTGGTCCAGGCACCGCCCGGTGACGTCGATAAAGTCGAAGCCGCTGCCATCGGCGCGGGGCACGGCGAAGCGTGCCGGGTTGCACTTGTTGTTGGACCCGAGGATCGTCCCGCCGCGCGTGAGGATGCCGGAGGTCGCGGCCTCGTCCAGCGGGTGAACCCGTCCTTCGACGAGCCCGAGGAACCCATCCTCGATCCCGATGACTTCGAGCCCGTACTCAAAGATCGCGGTCTTGGTGACGGCCCGGATCACGGCGTTGAGCCCGGGGCAGTCCCCCCCGCCGGTGAGGACGCCGATGCGTTTGATGTCTGTGTTGTTCTTTTTAGATGCCATGGCGGGATGATAGCGGGTCGGGCGCAATCAGAGCACGAAGCGTAAGCGAGTGTCACTTGCCGAAGAAGAGACAACACTCGCTCACGCTCCGTGCTCTGTCGCCCCCTACCCCGCCAGCTCGACCGACGCGATCTTCAAAACACCGGGGGTGGCCTTCAGTTTCTCGACGAGCGCCTCGCCGGGCTGGGCGTCGGTCTTGAGGACCATGAGCGCGGTCGCGGTGCCGTCGCCGGTGTCGCGTCGGCTGATGGTCATGTCGGCGATGTTGACGCCTGCCTCGCCGAACGCCGAGCCGATGTGGCCGATCATGCCGGGCGTGTCGTCGTTCTGCAGGACGACCATGTGGCCTTGCGGCGTCATATCCATGTGGTAGCCGTTGATCTCGACGACGTGGGGCAGCAGGTCGTCATAAACCCGCCCGACGATCCGGCGGACGCGGTCCTGCTTGTGCGTCTTGGCGTCGGTCGAGCCGTCGGGGCCGAGGATCTCGATCGTGAGCTGTGGGCCCTGCTCGGTGGGCTCGTCGATCACGGCGACGCGCGACTTGATCCCGCGGGACTCGGCGACGTTGGCGACGTTGATCATATTGACCGGGTCGTCGAGGTGTCCGCGCAGCAGGCCGACCAGCGCCGAGCGCTCGACCGTGCCCGACGCCTTGGCGAGTTCCTTGCCGGCCAGCTCAATCCGTACCTGCGCGATCCCGCGCGTGATCATCGGGCTGATGAGCATCGCCATGCGCTGGGCCAGGTCGACGAAGCCGTGCTGCCGCGCGTCGAGATCGACGCGCAGCCCGCCCGCGTTGACGGCGCCCTTGATCCCGTCGCCGCGCAGGTAGGCCATGCATGCCGCGGCCGCGTCGCTGCTCACCGCGACCTGCGCCTCTTGCGTCGAAGCGCCCAGGTGCGGTGTGCAGAGTACCTTCGGGTGCGCACGCAGCGGCGCATCCGACGGGGGTGGCTCGCTGGGATACACATCTACCGCCGCACCGCCGCAGCGTCCGTCGTCAAGCGCTTTCACGAGCGCCTCTTCATCCACGACACCACCCCGCGCCGCGTTGACAACGTACACGCCCTTGCGGCAGGCATCGAACGTCTCGTCGTTGAGCATCCCGCGCGTCGCGTCGTTCAGCGGCACATGGAACGTCAGCACATCCGCCTCGGGCAGCATCGCCGCGAAATCGTTGTACATCTTCACCCGGCCGTCCATCGCCGTCGGGCTGTTGAAGACCGGGTCAAACGCGACAACGTTCATGCCAAACGCCAGCGCGCGTTCCGCCATCGTCTGCCCGATGCGGCCAAAGCCGACGACGCCCAGTGTGAGGCCGCTGAGCTGCCGGCCCTTGAACTTCGCGCGGTCCCAGCCGCCCTCGGCCATCGTCTTATACGCCGGACCGATGTTGCGCAAGAGCGCGATCATCAGCGCGAACGCGTGCTCGGCCGTGGTGATCGTCGAGGCCTCGGCCGTGTTGACGACGAGGATCCCCTTCTCCGTCGCGGCCGCGAGGTCGATGTTATCGACACCGACGCCGGCCCGTGCGATGACTTTCAGGTCGCCGGGGTTTTCGAGGACTTCGCGTGTGACCTTGATCGCCGAGCGCACGATCATCGCGTGGATACCGCCGGCCGCGAGCATCTGGCCGTACTCCGCCTCGGTCAGGCCGGGCTTGTTTATCAGTTCGGCGTCGGGCTGCGCGTCGATCCAGTCGAGCCCCTGCTGGGCAAGCTTGTCGGCGGCGAGGATGGTAAACGTCTGGGTCGCGGTCGCGGATGGCATAAGTATTGTTCGCTTTCTATCGATCGGGCTGAATCACGCATTCTAAACGCCAAGACGCCAAGACGCAGAGACGCCAAGAAGACACAGGGTTTTCCTTGGCGTCTCTGCGTCTTGGCGTCTTGGCGTGAAAAGTCGCTAAATCTCCCCCGCCGCTGCGAACGCCTTGCTCGCCGCAGCGATGGTCTCTTCGACCGCTTCCAGGTTGTGCGCGGTGCTGACGAACCACGCCTCGTACTGCGCGGGGGGCAGGACCACACCCGCATCCAGCATCGCGCCGAAGAACGCGGTGAAGCGGTCGGTCCGGCAACTTGTCGCGTCGGCGTAGTCATGCACCGCATCGCCGGCCTGCTTCACGAAGAACGGGCAAAGCATCGAACCTACGCGCGTGAGGTACACCGGCACCCCCGCCGACTCGGCCGCCTCGCCCAGGCCCATCGCCAGATGGCGGGCGGATTCTTCAAGCTGCGCGTAGGCCGCGAAGTCGTCCTGCTTAAGCGCATCGAGCGTCGCGATCCCCGCCGCCATCGCCAGCGGGTTGCCGCTGAGCGTCCCGGCCTGGTACATCGGCCCGTCGGGCGCGACCTGTCGCATCAGGTCTTCGCGCCCGCCGTACGCCGCGCAGGGCAGACCGCCGCCGACGACTTTACCCAGCGTCGTGAGGTCGGGCGTGACGCCGTAGAGTTGCTGCGCCCCGCCGTAGTGGACGCGGAAGCCGGTCATCACTTCGTCGAAGAGCAGCAGCACGCCGAACTCGTCGCACAGCTTGCGCAGCCCATCGAGATACCCATCGTGTGGCGGGATACAGCCCATGTTCCCCGCGATCGGCTCGACCGCCATACACGCGACCTCATCGCGATGCTGCGACATCGCCGCGCGGACGGCCTCCAGGTCGTTGTACGGCACGAGCACCGTCTCGTCCGTCACTGACTTGGGCACGCCCGGCGACGATGGTACGCCGAGCGTCGTCGCGCCGCTCCCCGCGCTGACCAACAGCGCATCGGTGTGGCCGTGGTAGCAGCCGACGCACTTGATGATTTTGCTCCGCCCCGTCGCCGCGCGGGCCAGGCGGATCGCGCTCATGACCGCCTCGGTCCCCGAGTTCACGAAGCGCACGACCTCGACACTCGGCACCGCCTCGATCACGCGCTCGGCGAGCTGGGTCTCGGCCTTGGTCGGCATGCCAAAACTCGCGCCGCGCTGCGCCGCCTTGGTCACCGCGGCGACCACCGGCTCGGCCGCGTGCCCCAGGATCAGCGGGCCGTACGAACAGACGTAGTCGATGTACGTGTTGCCGTCGATGTCCGTGAGGCGCGGGCCCTTGCCCTGCTTGATCGTGATCGGCTCACGGCCCACGGCCTGGTAAGCCCGCACCGGCGAGTTAACCCCGCCGGGCATGGACTTTTTCGCGCGGGCGTGTGCGTCGGCGGACTTGGCGTAACGTTCGGTCGTCGTGGAGGTGCTCATGCGGGCATGGTAGTCAAACGCGAAAACAAACGCCCATGCCGTGTTCAACACCAATAGCCCGCAGCAAACAGCTGCGCGGGGTGTTGAGGCAAAGTTGAGGCAAAGGGGGCCCTCCGCGCAGCAGTTTGCTGCGGGCTGTTCTGCCACGCTAAACAACAGACGTGCTCCAGCGCTTCCCTTCACGCGACCGATATGGCATGATGGTGTCACCCTTCCCCCGCCCCGTTCAGGAGCCCACCCATGGCCACCGTCGGCGAACTGCTCAAAGCCAAGGACCACACCGTCCTGTCGGTCACCCCGAACACCAGCGTGCTCGACGCGGCCATCCTCATGAACGAGAAGCGCGTCGGCGCGCTGCTTGTCGTCGAGGGCGAGACCATGCAGGGCATCTTCACCGAGCGCGACATCCTCCGCCGGGTCGTCGCGGAAGAGAAGCTCCCCGCCGACGTCGCGGTCGGCCAGGTGATGACGCGCGAGCTGGTCTGCTGCCCGCCCGACACGACCGTCGAGCAGGCCCGCATGATCTTCCGCGACAAACGTATCCGCCACCTCCCCGTCGTTGACGAGAAAGGTAAGCCCCTGGGCGTCATGTCGATCGGCGACGCCAACGCCTGGGCGATGGACACCCAGGAGGCCGAGATCCACTACCTGCAGGAGTACCTCTACGGCACGCGCACCCGTGGGTCGGGTGGGATGTAGGGGCACAACTATAGTTTTCAATACACCCGCCTGGACTGGTTGCTTAAGCAACCAGTCCAACCCGTCGATGCCCCTGATTTTTTCTAAGCTAAACTCCCCGCATGGCTTGGTTCTTCCTTGGTATCGCGGTCGGTGTGTTGATCGCGGTGCCGTGCGCGTGGGGGTTCAACCGGCGGACCGAGCGGCGGGTGCGTGAGTTGGAGCGGCAGGCGCGGTCGGCCGAGCGTTTGGCGGAGCAGGCGACGATGACATCCGGGCTCGCGCACGAGATCAAGAACCCGCTGTCGACGATCGGGCTCAACGTGCAGCTCCTGCAGGAAGACCTCGCCGACATCGCCGGGGCGGTGGATGCAGAGTCGGACGCCGGGCAGCAGGTCGGGCGTGTGCAGCGTCGGCTCGCGGGGCTGGGGCGTGAGGCGGAACGGCTGCGGGAGATCCTCGAAGACTTCCTGCGGTTCGCGGGCCGGCTGGAATTGGATACGACGACGACGGATATCAACCAGCTCGTCGATGAGTTGGCGGTGTTCTTCGAGCCCCAGGCGGCGGAGCAGCGGATCAACCTGCGGGTGCAGTGCGAGGCCGAGCCGGCCGACGCGCAGGCCGATGCGTCGCTCTTGAAGCAGGCGCTCTTAAATCTGCTGATCAACGCGGTCCACGCGATGGCGGACGCGCGCGACGCGGGACAGCCCCACGGCGGCGCGAACGAGCTGCTGCTGAGGACGACGCGCGAGGACGATCGGTTGTGCATCCACGTCACCGACACCGGCCCCGGCATGCCCCCCGACACCGTCGCGCGCGTCTTTGAGCCCTACTTCTCGACCAAGCGCAGCGGGACCGGGCTCGGGCTACCGACGTCTCGGCGCATCATCGAGCAGCACGGCGGGACGCTCACCGCGCACAGCGAGC
The sequence above is a segment of the Phycisphaeraceae bacterium D3-23 genome. Coding sequences within it:
- a CDS encoding ATP-dependent 6-phosphofructokinase, which encodes MASKKNNTDIKRIGVLTGGGDCPGLNAVIRAVTKTAIFEYGLEVIGIEDGFLGLVEGRVHPLDEAATSGILTRGGTILGSNNKCNPARFAVPRADGSGFDFIDVTGRCLDHLEQFGIDALVVIGGDGTMACAQNFVEHGVTCVGVPKTIDNDLVGTDVTFGFATAVNTATEAIDRIHTTAMSHHRAMVIEVMGRNAGWIALHAGVASGSDIILLPEMDFDLDVVCERVVDRSKHGKRFSIICVSEGAKPKGGERIVKKVDPASPDPIRLGGIGRVLTEQIEERTGIETRNTVLGYVQRGGTPVPEDRLLGTQFGHKAVEVLMSGQKSRLVVMHGRDVTHESLTAAAGKQRTVPLDHPMIAAAKAVGVSFGV
- the serA gene encoding phosphoglycerate dehydrogenase, producing MPSATATQTFTILAADKLAQQGLDWIDAQPDAELINKPGLTEAEYGQMLAAGGIHAMIVRSAIKVTREVLENPGDLKVIARAGVGVDNIDLAAATEKGILVVNTAEASTITTAEHAFALMIALLRNIGPAYKTMAEGGWDRAKFKGRQLSGLTLGVVGFGRIGQTMAERALAFGMNVVAFDPVFNSPTAMDGRVKMYNDFAAMLPEADVLTFHVPLNDATRGMLNDETFDACRKGVYVVNAARGGVVDEEALVKALDDGRCGGAAVDVYPSEPPPSDAPLRAHPKVLCTPHLGASTQEAQVAVSSDAAAACMAYLRGDGIKGAVNAGGLRVDLDARQHGFVDLAQRMAMLISPMITRGIAQVRIELAGKELAKASGTVERSALVGLLRGHLDDPVNMINVANVAESRGIKSRVAVIDEPTEQGPQLTIEILGPDGSTDAKTHKQDRVRRIVGRVYDDLLPHVVEINGYHMDMTPQGHMVVLQNDDTPGMIGHIGSAFGEAGVNIADMTISRRDTGDGTATALMVLKTDAQPGEALVEKLKATPGVLKIASVELAG
- the hemL gene encoding glutamate-1-semialdehyde 2,1-aminomutase encodes the protein MSTSTTTERYAKSADAHARAKKSMPGGVNSPVRAYQAVGREPITIKQGKGPRLTDIDGNTYIDYVCSYGPLILGHAAEPVVAAVTKAAQRGASFGMPTKAETQLAERVIEAVPSVEVVRFVNSGTEAVMSAIRLARAATGRSKIIKCVGCYHGHTDALLVSAGSGATTLGVPSSPGVPKSVTDETVLVPYNDLEAVRAAMSQHRDEVACMAVEPIAGNMGCIPPHDGYLDGLRKLCDEFGVLLLFDEVMTGFRVHYGGAQQLYGVTPDLTTLGKVVGGGLPCAAYGGREDLMRQVAPDGPMYQAGTLSGNPLAMAAGIATLDALKQDDFAAYAQLEESARHLAMGLGEAAESAGVPVYLTRVGSMLCPFFVKQAGDAVHDYADATSCRTDRFTAFFGAMLDAGVVLPPAQYEAWFVSTAHNLEAVEETIAAASKAFAAAGEI
- a CDS encoding CBS domain-containing protein; protein product: MATVGELLKAKDHTVLSVTPNTSVLDAAILMNEKRVGALLVVEGETMQGIFTERDILRRVVAEEKLPADVAVGQVMTRELVCCPPDTTVEQARMIFRDKRIRHLPVVDEKGKPLGVMSIGDANAWAMDTQEAEIHYLQEYLYGTRTRGSGGM
- a CDS encoding ATP-binding protein; the protein is MAWFFLGIAVGVLIAVPCAWGFNRRTERRVRELERQARSAERLAEQATMTSGLAHEIKNPLSTIGLNVQLLQEDLADIAGAVDAESDAGQQVGRVQRRLAGLGREAERLREILEDFLRFAGRLELDTTTTDINQLVDELAVFFEPQAAEQRINLRVQCEAEPADAQADASLLKQALLNLLINAVHAMADARDAGQPHGGANELLLRTTREDDRLCIHVTDTGPGMPPDTVARVFEPYFSTKRSGTGLGLPTSRRIIEQHGGTLTAHSEPGRGTDFVIALPE